One genomic window of Moorella glycerini includes the following:
- a CDS encoding Druantia anti-phage system protein DruA, with translation MDVPFSIGDREFTQADINLIRITVKEFFHVSREEIAATICENLPWKAPNGRLKMEACRKLLLELEQKGVITLPPLQKNKVRQVGGERLGTVIQTRLKAKLQEVAPVTIDPVTPLERADWNATMAAYHPLGYLRAIGAQQRYWIRVKGVRGREIVGAMLFGAAAKAVAARDKWIGWTAEERRRYRPRIVNNNRFLILPEVHIPHLASHSLSLVARRIRADWRERYGYEPVLLETFVEPEYQGTCYRAANWIKIGETAGRGRQDAFKQYAVTVKTIWVYPLVRDWRRRLVEPFPEPVEETLDEGGE, from the coding sequence ATGGACGTGCCTTTTTCGATTGGCGACCGAGAGTTTACCCAGGCGGATATCAACTTAATACGTATTACAGTAAAGGAATTTTTCCATGTAAGCCGTGAAGAGATCGCGGCGACCATATGCGAGAATTTGCCTTGGAAGGCCCCGAACGGACGATTAAAGATGGAAGCCTGCAGAAAGCTGCTGCTGGAATTAGAACAAAAAGGGGTCATTACCTTACCACCGCTGCAAAAGAATAAGGTACGCCAAGTCGGCGGGGAGCGACTGGGAACTGTGATACAGACCCGGCTTAAGGCTAAACTTCAAGAAGTGGCGCCGGTTACCATAGATCCGGTCACCCCTTTAGAGAGGGCGGACTGGAACGCCACCATGGCGGCTTACCATCCTTTAGGGTATCTGCGGGCCATCGGGGCGCAACAGCGGTATTGGATTAGGGTAAAGGGAGTGAGAGGCCGGGAGATAGTAGGGGCGATGTTGTTTGGAGCTGCTGCCAAGGCGGTGGCGGCGCGGGATAAGTGGATTGGCTGGACAGCTGAGGAACGCCGGCGCTATCGCCCGCGTATAGTCAACAACAACCGCTTTTTGATTCTGCCGGAGGTGCACATTCCCCATCTAGCCAGCCACTCCCTTTCCCTGGTAGCGCGGCGCATTCGGGCGGACTGGCGGGAACGCTATGGTTATGAACCGGTTTTATTAGAAACCTTTGTTGAACCCGAGTATCAGGGCACCTGTTACCGGGCGGCCAACTGGATTAAAATTGGCGAAACCGCAGGTCGAGGCCGCCAGGACGCCTTTAAGCAATATGCCGTCACGGTTAAAACAATCTGGGTATATCCCCTGGTACGGGACTGGCGCCGGCGGCTGGTGGAACCCTTCCCGGAGCCTGTTGAAGAAACCCTGGACGAGGGAGGGGAAT
- a CDS encoding class I SAM-dependent methyltransferase, protein MNNLRQAMRERWNTKGYHYDHRGNHGTKSPAEKERWTKILEQLGPGPLAVLDVGTGTGFVALLLAEIGHRVTGIDWSTTMLDQARMKAREAGLEIAFIEAETESLPFAAACFDAVVARHVLWTLTDPRQTLTEWYRVLKPHGRVLADFSPRRSGTAGHHYPLEIEKKLPLNKALHPAEVVALFEDAGFTNVQAEALPLHPDSNAVTYLISGFKRGGCGHGSA, encoded by the coding sequence ATGAACAATTTACGGCAAGCGATGCGGGAACGATGGAATACAAAAGGTTATCATTATGACCATAGGGGCAATCACGGTACCAAAAGTCCCGCTGAAAAGGAACGATGGACGAAAATCCTTGAACAACTGGGACCCGGACCGCTGGCCGTGCTGGACGTAGGTACCGGCACAGGATTTGTAGCGTTGCTCCTGGCAGAAATTGGCCATCGCGTAACGGGGATTGACTGGTCGACCACCATGCTTGACCAAGCCAGAATGAAGGCCCGTGAGGCAGGGCTGGAGATTGCTTTTATCGAAGCAGAAACAGAATCGCTTCCTTTTGCCGCCGCGTGCTTTGATGCGGTGGTAGCCCGGCACGTGCTCTGGACCCTAACGGATCCCCGCCAGACCCTTACTGAGTGGTACCGGGTACTGAAGCCACATGGAAGGGTTCTCGCCGATTTCTCTCCCCGCCGAAGCGGCACGGCGGGCCACCACTATCCCCTTGAAATTGAAAAAAAGTTGCCGCTGAACAAGGCGCTTCATCCGGCAGAGGTGGTTGCGCTTTTTGAGGATGCCGGGTTTACTAATGTTCAGGCTGAAGCCCTCCCTCTCCATCCCGACAGCAATGCAGTAAC